In Bacteroidota bacterium, a single genomic region encodes these proteins:
- a CDS encoding pirin family protein, producing MKNTVLHKAATRGHASHGWLNSYHTFSFANYYQPDRMNFGVLRVLNDDTVQAGMGFGKHPHDNMEIISIPLEGDLEHQDSMGNKTVIKNGDIQVMSAGTGIQHSEFNRNKDKLVKFLQIWILPNKRNVTPRYDQITLNVDDRHNKLQQILSPNENDEGVWIHQDAWFHLGSFDNGFSTEYKIKKAGNGVYAFVLKGNITIDDTALNERDGLGFWNTDALTIKADSNAELLLMEVPMTI from the coding sequence ATGAAAAATACAGTATTACATAAAGCAGCAACGCGCGGACATGCCAGCCACGGCTGGTTAAATAGCTACCACACTTTTAGTTTTGCCAATTATTATCAGCCGGATCGCATGAATTTCGGGGTGCTTCGTGTGCTCAACGATGATACAGTGCAAGCAGGTATGGGCTTTGGAAAGCACCCGCACGACAACATGGAAATAATTTCGATTCCATTAGAAGGAGATTTGGAACACCAAGACAGCATGGGTAATAAAACGGTGATTAAAAATGGCGACATCCAAGTAATGAGCGCAGGCACCGGGATTCAGCACAGCGAATTCAATCGAAATAAAGATAAACTAGTTAAGTTTTTACAAATTTGGATACTTCCTAACAAACGTAATGTTACACCGCGTTACGATCAAATTACACTTAACGTGGACGATCGTCACAATAAACTGCAACAGATACTCTCACCCAATGAAAACGATGAAGGAGTGTGGATACATCAAGATGCATGGTTTCATTTAGGAAGCTTTGATAACGGATTCTCAACCGAATACAAGATAAAAAAAGCAGGAAACGGTGTTTATGCATTTGTACTTAAAGGCAATATTACAATTGATGATACCGCATTAAATGAAAGAGATGGCCTGGGTTTTTGGAACACTGATGCACTCACCATAAAAGCCGATAGCAATGCTGAACTTTTGCTGATGGAAGTGCCAATGACAATTTAA
- a CDS encoding DUF3667 domain-containing protein, with product MKKQNCLNCGTEINTKYCSNCGQSANTHRINLSFLWHDIQHGLLHVDKGIFFTLRELFTRPGYSIQEFISGKRVQHFKPLSLIIVLAGVFGILSHYFDINILANKIEVTGTGEVADKLKNEVSNFGIWLSQHYSLFIFIEVPLFAVGTYFTFKSTGYNFIEHCVLHTFLAAQRLMLHILFLPPLYIFHAENYLKPVERMIDIVGISLVFWSLMQFFKNISLVTRILKIILSLVLFFGLMFSLLTGLSLIVFPIH from the coding sequence ATGAAGAAACAAAATTGCCTCAATTGTGGAACTGAAATAAACACAAAGTATTGCAGCAATTGCGGGCAGTCTGCCAATACCCACCGCATAAATCTAAGCTTCTTATGGCACGATATTCAACACGGTTTGTTGCATGTGGATAAAGGGATATTTTTCACTTTGCGTGAATTGTTTACCCGTCCGGGATATAGCATTCAAGAATTTATTTCCGGAAAACGGGTGCAGCATTTTAAACCCCTCTCCTTAATAATTGTGCTGGCCGGGGTATTTGGAATTCTTTCACATTATTTCGACATAAACATTTTAGCCAATAAAATTGAAGTCACTGGAACTGGTGAAGTGGCTGATAAATTAAAAAACGAAGTCTCTAATTTTGGAATTTGGCTCTCGCAACACTATTCCCTTTTTATTTTTATTGAAGTCCCCCTTTTTGCTGTTGGAACTTATTTTACCTTTAAATCAACAGGCTATAATTTTATTGAACACTGCGTTTTGCATACATTTTTAGCGGCACAGCGTCTTATGTTGCACATACTCTTTTTGCCGCCCCTGTATATTTTTCATGCCGAAAATTATTTAAAACCCGTTGAGCGAATGATTGATATTGTTGGAATTTCACTGGTGTTTTGGTCGCTCATGCAATTCTTCAAAAATATTTCTTTAGTGACGCGAATACTAAAAATAATCCTAAGTTTAGTGCTGTTTTTTGGATTGATGTTTTCACTGCTTACCGGCTTATCCTTGATAGTTTTTCCGATCCACTAA
- a CDS encoding NAD-dependent epimerase/dehydratase family protein, producing the protein MQTILGANGTIGSVLAKELTAYTSKIRLVSRNPKKVNETDELFPADLSNPSQVDKAVEGSEVVYLLVGFEYKLSVWQDKWPKLMRATIDACVKHKAKLVFFDNVYLYDVSEIGHMTEASKINPPSKKGAVRQHIAELLMQEVKAGKLTAMIARSADFYGPKNEKSFLLELVYNNLKKNKKPQWIMDASKKHSFTFTPDAAKATALLANTADAYNQVWHLPTDKNTLTGSEIIALFNAEMHSSKKEMVLPMWMIKLIGLFIPIMREMPEMMYQYDRDYVFDSSKFDSRFNFKTTSYQEGIKLTVQN; encoded by the coding sequence ATGCAAACAATACTCGGCGCAAACGGAACAATAGGCAGTGTGCTCGCAAAAGAACTAACTGCCTATACCAGCAAAATCAGATTGGTGAGTCGGAATCCCAAAAAAGTAAACGAAACAGATGAACTTTTTCCTGCCGACCTTTCCAACCCAAGTCAAGTAGATAAAGCCGTGGAAGGCTCGGAGGTAGTGTATCTGTTGGTAGGATTTGAATATAAACTGAGTGTATGGCAAGATAAATGGCCCAAACTGATGCGCGCCACAATCGATGCCTGTGTAAAACACAAAGCCAAATTGGTATTTTTCGACAACGTTTATTTATACGATGTATCTGAAATTGGGCACATGACTGAAGCATCCAAAATTAATCCGCCCAGCAAAAAAGGAGCCGTTCGGCAACACATTGCGGAACTCTTAATGCAAGAAGTTAAAGCAGGAAAATTAACTGCAATGATTGCACGTTCTGCTGATTTTTACGGACCCAAAAATGAAAAAAGCTTTTTGTTGGAATTGGTTTACAACAACCTCAAAAAAAATAAAAAACCACAATGGATAATGGATGCTTCCAAAAAGCACTCTTTTACTTTTACACCGGATGCGGCAAAAGCTACTGCATTATTAGCAAATACAGCTGATGCATACAATCAAGTTTGGCATTTGCCTACCGATAAAAACACTTTAACAGGGAGTGAAATCATTGCGCTTTTTAATGCCGAGATGCACAGCTCCAAAAAGGAAATGGTGCTACCCATGTGGATGATAAAATTAATCGGATTGTTTATTCCCATTATGCGCGAAATGCCCGAAATGATGTATCAGTATGACCGTGATTATGTTTTCGATTCTTCAAAATTTGATAGTCGCTTTAATTTCAAAACCACGTCGTATCAAGAAGGAATAAAATTAACTGTACAAAATTAG